In Rhinolophus ferrumequinum isolate MPI-CBG mRhiFer1 chromosome 18, mRhiFer1_v1.p, whole genome shotgun sequence, a genomic segment contains:
- the LOC117038482 gene encoding olfactory receptor 7A17-like, translating into MYLITVFGNLLIILAVSSDSHLHTPMYFFLSNLSFVDICFTSTTVPKMLVNIQTQSKVITYEGCITQMYFFLLFGMLDVNLLTVMAYDRFVAICHPLHYTVIMHPRLCGQLVLLCWIMIVSLFYVTSLGVYLSSPATHNARSSATASVLYTVVTPMLNPFIYSLRNKDIKGALKRSFGMTA; encoded by the exons ATGTACCTGATCACTGTGTTTGGAAACCTGCTCATCATCCTGGCCGTCAGCTCAGACTCCCACCtgcacacgcccatgtacttcttcctctccaacctGTCCTTTGTGGACATCTGTTTCACCTCCACCACCGTCCCCAAGATGCTGGTGAACATCCAGACACAGAGCAAAGTCATAACCTATGAAGGCTGCATCACACAGATGTACTTTTTCCTACTCTTTGGCATGTTGGATGTCAATCTCCTGACCGTGATGGCGTATGACCGCTTCGTGGCCATCTGTCACCCCCTGCACTACACAGTCATCATGCACCCCCGCCTCTGTGGACAGTTGGTTCTGTTGTGCTGGATCATGA TTGTCTCCTTATTTTATGTAACAAGCCTGGGAGTGTACCTCAGCTCTCCTGCTACCCACAATGCACGCTCTAGTGCTACAGCCTCGGTCCTGTACACAGTGGTCACCCCCATGCTGAACCCCTTCATCTACAGTCTCAGGAATAAAGACATAAAGGGGGCTCTGAAAAGGTCCTTTGGGATGACAGCATAA